A part of Flavobacteriaceae bacterium GSB9 genomic DNA contains:
- a CDS encoding DUF6095 family protein produces the protein MENKTDKIILFKGIKTLIFAVLSLFIGPILLTFAFSQPENPLYIPLLIVGCLICAMAVFLIFKGIRLIMSSMFKNK, from the coding sequence ATGGAAAACAAAACGGATAAAATTATTCTTTTTAAGGGTATAAAAACATTAATCTTTGCGGTGTTGAGTCTTTTTATAGGCCCTATTTTACTCACTTTTGCTTTTAGTCAACCAGAAAACCCGTTGTATATTCCTTTGTTAATTGTGGGCTGTTTAATATGCGCTATGGCCGTTTTTTTAATTTTTAAAGGCATCAGACTTATAATGAGCAGTATGTTTAAAAACAAATAA
- the murQ gene encoding N-acetylmuramic acid 6-phosphate etherase, translated as MGFTKTTEQDSNYNHLENMSVLELLTNINNEDKTVPYAVEKALPQVEQLVEQIVTKLKAGGRLFYLGAGTSGRLGILDASECPPTFGVPHELVVGLIAGGDSAIRKAVEFAEDSLTLGWEDLQNHNITKNDVVVGIAASGTTPYVISALKTCNENDIITGCITCNANSPLSQTAQFPIEVIVGPEFVTGSSRMKAGTAQKLVLNMITTTTMIQLGHIKGNKMVDMQLSNNKLVDRGTRMIMTELNINREEAEILLKTYKNVRLAIKNYNYGKQNG; from the coding sequence ATGGGGTTTACAAAAACTACAGAACAAGATTCTAATTACAACCATTTGGAAAACATGTCGGTTTTAGAATTATTGACTAACATCAATAACGAAGACAAAACCGTACCCTATGCTGTAGAAAAAGCACTTCCGCAGGTAGAACAATTAGTTGAACAGATTGTCACTAAACTAAAAGCCGGTGGGCGATTATTTTATTTGGGTGCTGGCACCAGTGGACGTTTGGGTATTTTAGATGCCTCGGAATGCCCGCCCACTTTTGGCGTACCCCACGAATTGGTAGTTGGCCTTATTGCTGGAGGTGATTCGGCCATTAGAAAAGCGGTAGAGTTTGCTGAAGACTCACTAACCCTAGGTTGGGAAGATTTACAAAACCACAACATCACTAAAAATGATGTTGTGGTTGGTATTGCTGCTTCAGGAACCACGCCATATGTTATCTCTGCCTTAAAAACCTGTAACGAAAACGATATTATTACGGGTTGCATAACTTGTAACGCTAACAGTCCCCTATCGCAAACGGCTCAATTTCCTATTGAAGTTATTGTAGGTCCCGAATTCGTTACAGGAAGTTCGAGAATGAAAGCAGGTACAGCCCAAAAACTGGTTTTGAATATGATTACCACGACAACCATGATTCAACTAGGGCATATTAAAGGCAACAAAATGGTTGATATGCAATTGAGTAATAACAAATTGGTTGATCGTGGCACCAGAATGATAATGACAGAACTAAATATTAACAGAGAAGAAGCAGAAATTCTGCTTAAAACCTATAAAAATGTGCGATTAGCCATTAAAAACTACAATTATGGAAAACAAAACGGATAA
- a CDS encoding TolC family protein codes for MKKKLIITLIIFPLIAFSQSKQITLGEAISIAKKKSPDYKINLNRNQASYWRFRNYKASFLPELRFNAILPEYRNEVELITNDEGQDVFRTKNQLFVQGGLSLSQSVPYTGGTLSINSRINRIELFGLDENIGYSVIPFTINYFQNSLLYNAFKWDKKIEPLVYEESKRDFIENMEQIAVSTSRRYFELLKAQMQLEISKTNLKNQDTLYQIAEGRFKMGKIAENELLQMELTLLNSKNRVTTNTIEVKRTSQNLARFLELNTENIALAVPEELPLFKVDVNKALTEAQSNRKAVIEFRRKRLEAEKEVAFQKGNNRLNLGVSANFGISQNGDDFNNLFNNYNKQQSVRVTLGIPIFDWGVSKSRRKMAEANLNLTKNNINQDMQEFEQEIYLHVLNWTNQRDFLFTSEKAKKVATKRYEISKKRYVLGKITITDLNIALRERDDAVLRYLNSLENFWRDYYILRQLTLYDFINDKKIEVEDVLYD; via the coding sequence ATGAAAAAAAAACTAATAATTACCCTTATAATTTTTCCGTTAATAGCCTTTTCCCAATCAAAACAAATTACACTTGGCGAGGCTATAAGTATTGCAAAAAAGAAATCACCAGATTATAAAATAAACCTCAACAGAAACCAAGCAAGTTATTGGCGCTTTAGAAATTATAAGGCCAGTTTTTTACCTGAATTACGATTCAATGCTATTTTACCAGAATACAGAAATGAAGTAGAGCTAATTACAAATGACGAAGGCCAAGATGTATTTAGAACCAAAAATCAACTGTTCGTACAAGGAGGTTTATCGTTATCGCAAAGTGTGCCCTATACCGGAGGAACCTTATCGATAAATTCACGTATTAACCGGATTGAACTTTTTGGACTAGACGAAAATATTGGCTATTCCGTAATTCCGTTTACGATAAATTATTTTCAAAACTCATTACTTTATAATGCGTTTAAGTGGGATAAAAAAATTGAACCTTTGGTTTACGAAGAATCCAAGCGTGATTTTATTGAAAACATGGAGCAAATAGCGGTAAGCACATCGCGCCGTTATTTCGAATTGCTCAAGGCCCAAATGCAACTGGAAATTTCCAAAACCAACCTAAAAAACCAAGACACCCTTTATCAAATTGCTGAAGGAAGATTTAAAATGGGAAAAATTGCCGAAAACGAACTGTTGCAAATGGAATTGACCCTTTTAAATTCTAAAAACCGAGTAACCACCAACACTATTGAAGTTAAACGTACCTCCCAAAACTTAGCCCGTTTTTTAGAACTCAATACAGAAAATATAGCATTGGCTGTACCCGAAGAGCTCCCTTTGTTTAAAGTGGATGTAAACAAAGCGTTAACCGAAGCCCAATCTAATCGAAAGGCTGTTATTGAGTTTAGAAGAAAACGCCTTGAAGCAGAAAAAGAAGTTGCTTTTCAAAAAGGAAACAACAGACTTAACCTTGGGGTTTCGGCTAATTTTGGTATTTCGCAAAATGGCGATGACTTTAATAACTTGTTCAACAACTACAACAAACAACAAAGCGTTAGGGTAACACTTGGCATTCCTATTTTTGACTGGGGTGTATCGAAATCCAGACGTAAAATGGCCGAGGCCAATTTAAACTTAACCAAAAACAACATTAACCAAGACATGCAGGAATTTGAACAGGAAATCTATCTTCATGTACTCAATTGGACCAATCAACGCGATTTTTTATTCACATCGGAAAAAGCCAAAAAAGTAGCCACCAAACGTTACGAAATATCAAAAAAACGATATGTTTTGGGAAAAATTACAATAACCGATTTAAATATTGCACTTCGAGAAAGAGATGATGCTGTTTTAAGATATTTAAACTCGCTTGAAAACTTTTGGCGCGATTATTACATATTGAGACAACTTACGCTGTACGATTTTATAAATGATAAAAAAATAGAAGTTGAAGACGTCCTTTACGATTAA
- a CDS encoding ABC transporter permease, whose product MINRLLFEKLKSNFNEAFWFIKTNKVRTFLTALGIIFGVASVIAMLAIGNGAEKEILSQLELVGVNNIVVTPIPDEENEDDAGEEQQDSEDAESKRFSKGLDVMDALNVKKHIPSVKLVSPEIIMKTYMINNGKQNPVRLIGISPSFFETSNIALDKGKSFSNYHIKNAMPVCIVGKKVEKKLFTGESALGKQIKVKDVWLQVIGVIEEKFISNKAQENLGIRDLNEDVYIPLNTFLTRYKDRKIISDNIGSSNRNENGPKKKIPRGNYHQIDKLTIQVANSNQLKATAEVLSKMLKRRHNDVLDFEITIPIQLLKQQQKTKQIFNIVLSIIAGISLLIGGIGIMNIMLASVLERTKEIGIIRAIGATEEDVILQFLSESVLISVGGGFVGILLGILSAYIIEMVSGIETVLSLTSILVSFFIAVLVGLTFGIFPAKSAAKKRPIEALRSE is encoded by the coding sequence ATGATAAACAGACTACTCTTTGAAAAGCTAAAATCCAATTTTAACGAAGCATTTTGGTTTATAAAAACCAATAAAGTAAGAACCTTTTTAACTGCCTTGGGTATTATTTTTGGTGTCGCTTCGGTTATCGCCATGTTGGCCATAGGAAATGGAGCCGAAAAAGAAATATTGTCTCAACTGGAACTTGTGGGCGTTAACAATATTGTTGTCACTCCCATACCTGATGAAGAAAACGAAGATGATGCTGGCGAAGAACAACAAGACAGTGAAGATGCCGAATCTAAGCGGTTTTCAAAAGGTCTGGACGTCATGGATGCACTTAACGTAAAAAAACATATTCCAAGTGTAAAATTGGTTAGTCCGGAAATTATCATGAAAACCTATATGATAAATAACGGCAAACAAAATCCGGTAAGGCTCATTGGTATTTCCCCTAGTTTTTTCGAAACCTCTAATATTGCTTTAGACAAAGGAAAGTCTTTTTCAAACTATCATATAAAAAATGCCATGCCGGTTTGCATAGTTGGTAAAAAAGTAGAAAAAAAGTTGTTTACCGGTGAAAGTGCTCTTGGAAAACAAATAAAAGTTAAAGATGTTTGGTTACAGGTAATAGGAGTTATTGAAGAAAAATTTATTTCAAATAAAGCTCAGGAAAACTTGGGCATTAGAGACCTCAATGAAGATGTTTATATCCCATTGAACACATTTTTAACCCGTTACAAAGACCGTAAGATAATAAGTGATAACATAGGCAGCAGCAACCGAAATGAAAATGGCCCAAAAAAGAAAATACCCCGCGGCAACTACCACCAAATTGATAAATTGACTATACAGGTGGCAAATTCAAACCAATTAAAAGCAACGGCCGAAGTGCTAAGTAAAATGTTGAAACGCAGGCATAACGACGTATTGGATTTTGAAATCACCATTCCCATTCAACTTCTAAAACAACAGCAAAAAACAAAACAGATTTTCAATATAGTCTTAAGCATTATTGCAGGTATTTCTTTGCTCATTGGAGGTATAGGCATTATGAATATTATGCTGGCATCCGTTTTAGAAAGAACCAAAGAAATAGGAATAATCAGAGCCATTGGAGCAACCGAAGAAGATGTTATTTTACAGTTTCTTTCAGAGTCTGTTTTAATTAGCGTTGGCGGTGGCTTTGTTGGTATTTTACTGGGTATTTTAAGCGCCTACATTATCGAAATGGTTTCTGGCATCGAAACCGTTTTATCCCTTACATCAATATTAGTTTCATTCTTTATTGCGGTACTAGTAGGACTTACTTTTGGCATATTCCCCGCCAAATCGGCCGCCAAAAAAAGACCTATAGAAGCACTAAGATCAGAATAA
- a CDS encoding RND transporter, with the protein MTKKRIAIILGVIVLPIIAYSFFSSSSDEAVSLTNKVVRGTFLNEVFISGEAQSTSSKKINGPSNTRRFGLYNIKIQDLVPEGTVVKKGDYIGKLDVSELNGKILDAQLNLEKAQSRYTQQELDTTLTLKQERNAIKDLLFKIEEDKLELERSIYEPPATVRSLEINIEKTERELKEKRADYSIKKRQANAKMIEVGTEVSKYKKQIEELMDLQKEFTIYSDDDGMVTYVKEWNGTKKKVGSTVSPWEPAIASLPDLSKMESKTYSNEVDIRKIKKGLTAKVGFDAFPDIELDGVVTDVANVGETKAGSDIKLFQVLIKINGTNKNIRPGMTTSNRILTKQQDDVLMVPLEAIFSKDSISYTYVKSGLSIEKKQVELGVSNNEVVIIKKGLKENDVVYLNKPDDIEDKSITLLE; encoded by the coding sequence ATGACCAAAAAAAGAATCGCCATTATTTTAGGTGTTATTGTTCTTCCTATTATTGCCTATTCATTTTTCAGTTCATCTTCTGATGAAGCTGTTTCACTAACCAATAAAGTAGTAAGAGGCACATTTTTAAATGAAGTCTTTATTTCGGGCGAAGCCCAATCCACAAGTTCAAAAAAAATAAACGGCCCCAGCAATACCAGACGATTTGGGCTGTACAACATTAAAATACAAGATTTGGTTCCTGAAGGTACCGTGGTTAAAAAAGGCGACTATATTGGCAAATTGGATGTTTCTGAACTTAACGGAAAAATACTTGATGCCCAACTAAACCTAGAAAAAGCACAATCGAGGTACACACAACAAGAGTTGGATACCACACTTACCCTAAAACAAGAGCGCAACGCCATAAAAGATTTACTTTTTAAAATTGAAGAAGACAAACTGGAGTTAGAACGCTCTATTTATGAGCCCCCAGCTACGGTACGTTCGTTGGAAATTAACATCGAAAAAACCGAAAGGGAACTAAAAGAAAAAAGAGCCGATTATTCCATTAAAAAAAGACAGGCCAATGCCAAAATGATTGAAGTTGGCACCGAGGTATCTAAATACAAAAAGCAGATAGAGGAATTAATGGACCTGCAAAAAGAGTTTACCATATATTCTGATGATGACGGCATGGTAACCTACGTTAAGGAATGGAATGGCACCAAAAAGAAAGTGGGCTCTACCGTTTCACCCTGGGAACCGGCCATTGCAAGCCTTCCTGACCTTAGCAAAATGGAATCTAAAACCTATAGCAACGAAGTTGACATTAGAAAAATTAAAAAAGGCCTTACCGCCAAAGTTGGGTTTGATGCCTTTCCCGATATCGAATTAGATGGTGTGGTAACCGATGTGGCCAATGTTGGTGAAACCAAAGCGGGCTCGGATATAAAATTGTTTCAGGTTTTAATTAAAATAAATGGTACCAATAAAAACATTCGCCCAGGAATGACAACATCTAACAGAATATTAACCAAACAACAGGACGATGTATTAATGGTGCCCCTAGAAGCCATTTTTTCAAAAGACTCTATTAGCTATACCTATGTGAAATCTGGTTTGTCCATCGAAAAAAAACAAGTTGAACTTGGGGTGTCAAATAACGAAGTTGTCATCATCAAAAAAGGCCTTAAAGAAAATGATGTCGTGTATTTAAACAAACCCGATGATATAGAAGATAAAAGCATCACATTATTGGAATAG
- a CDS encoding DUF4249 domain-containing protein, with amino-acid sequence MKSTLYILALFLLFFYSCEDVIDVELDNSKPKLVIDASLYWVKGTDGNMQQIQLSLTAPYFNNSIPAATGATVTVTDMNNNTFNFTEDGNSGVYKTEKFIPVLNMLYNLNIIYNNEVYSATTAMIPVVPIEYVEQKNDGGFAGDEIEIKAFYTDPEDTENFYLFEFLLFNSNKVNLEVYDDVFTNGNQIFAFFSDEDLEAGDELIIRNSGITDQAYQFMFILLQQTDDEAGDPFETQPATLRGNCINETNPDNFPLGFFRASETDVFTYEIQ; translated from the coding sequence ATGAAAAGCACATTATACATACTCGCTTTGTTTCTTCTGTTTTTTTACTCATGTGAAGATGTTATTGACGTTGAACTGGACAACAGCAAGCCAAAATTAGTCATTGATGCCTCCTTATATTGGGTAAAAGGCACCGATGGCAATATGCAACAAATACAGCTCAGTTTAACCGCTCCCTATTTTAATAATAGCATACCAGCGGCAACTGGAGCAACCGTGACGGTTACAGATATGAACAATAATACTTTTAATTTTACCGAAGACGGCAATAGTGGTGTTTATAAAACTGAAAAATTTATACCGGTACTCAACATGCTTTACAATTTAAACATTATTTACAATAATGAAGTCTACTCGGCTACTACAGCAATGATTCCAGTTGTTCCGATAGAATATGTTGAACAAAAAAACGACGGTGGTTTTGCCGGTGATGAAATTGAGATCAAAGCTTTTTACACCGATCCCGAGGACACCGAAAACTTTTATTTATTTGAATTTTTGTTATTTAATAGCAACAAGGTAAATCTTGAAGTTTATGACGATGTGTTTACCAATGGAAATCAAATATTTGCATTTTTCTCTGATGAAGATTTAGAGGCAGGTGACGAACTCATCATAAGAAATTCTGGTATTACAGATCAGGCGTATCAGTTCATGTTTATACTGTTGCAACAAACCGATGACGAAGCTGGCGATCCGTTTGAAACCCAACCTGCCACGTTAAGGGGCAATTGTATTAATGAAACCAATCCCGATAATTTTCCATTGGGCTTTTTTAGAGCTTCTGAAACCGACGTTTTCACCTATGAGATTCAATAA
- a CDS encoding TonB-dependent receptor, giving the protein MKKKSLFLLLTWCFCSSLFSQEKFTISGTVSEQKSNETLIGVNIIFPEIQSGTTTNEYGFYSITLPEGSYNVVVSYLGFNTISETINLTGDITKNFSLTDALEDLGEVIITQNVERLDIKAPQMSVNKLSSNTIKEIPVVLGESDIIKAITLLPGVTTVGEGASGFNVRGGAADQNLILLDEATIYNSSHLFGFFSVFNPDAIKDLRLFKGGIPARYGGRVSSVLDIYQKEGNSKEFHANGGIGLVSSRLLVEGPLKKDQGSFLLGGRSSYAHLFLPLFDLDNIAYFYDLNTKLSYKLNDRNNIYLSGYFGRDVFSIEDTFENTYGNSVLNFRWNHLFSDKLFSNLSLIYSDYYYNLKLNFVEFDWVSGIKNFNLKYDLKHYVSNTFKLQYGINSIYYKFNPGEINPTTPTSGINPFKLTDKYAFENALYIDAEHKVSDKLSLSYGLRSSSFHRLGQNELNLYQNDEAVVFNEDFQIYEKAAPIGTESFKKSDVIESFVNLEPRVSLAYQLTQESSVKLSYNRMSQYLHLLSNTNSPTPLDIWTPSGKFIKPQLLDQYAVGYFKNFKDNLFSLEIEGFYKKIKNRIDYIDGADLIANNAIEQVILNGRARAFGAELLLKKNSGNFKGWLAYTLSKSEQQTPGRTPNELGLNYGKWYNTPYDKTHDISLTSSYQWNDKWKINTNFLLQTGQPATFPTAQYTYNGLNIPHYEGRNENRLPAYHRLDFALNYTPKPEKSKGWQSYWVFGIYNIYNRKNAASINFRRNSDTSNNEATRLSIFGIVPSVSYNFKF; this is encoded by the coding sequence ATGAAAAAAAAATCGCTTTTCTTGCTATTAACTTGGTGTTTTTGTAGTTCATTGTTTTCTCAAGAAAAATTTACCATTAGTGGCACCGTATCTGAGCAAAAAAGTAACGAAACCTTAATTGGGGTTAACATTATATTTCCAGAAATACAATCTGGCACAACGACTAACGAATATGGCTTTTACTCCATTACACTCCCAGAGGGATCTTATAATGTTGTGGTGAGCTATTTGGGCTTCAATACTATTTCTGAAACCATCAACTTAACTGGAGACATCACTAAAAACTTCAGTTTAACAGATGCCCTCGAAGATTTGGGCGAAGTCATCATTACCCAAAATGTAGAAAGGTTGGATATCAAAGCACCGCAAATGAGTGTGAATAAACTCAGCTCAAACACTATCAAAGAAATTCCTGTTGTACTCGGCGAATCTGATATTATAAAAGCAATTACATTACTACCTGGAGTAACCACAGTTGGTGAAGGGGCTTCAGGCTTTAACGTGCGTGGTGGGGCAGCAGACCAAAACCTGATTCTTCTGGATGAAGCCACCATTTATAATTCATCACATTTGTTTGGCTTTTTTTCTGTGTTCAACCCCGATGCCATTAAAGATTTAAGGCTATTTAAAGGTGGTATTCCTGCACGTTATGGAGGGCGTGTGTCTTCAGTGTTAGATATTTACCAAAAAGAGGGCAATAGTAAAGAATTTCATGCCAATGGTGGCATTGGCCTCGTTTCAAGTCGTTTGCTCGTTGAAGGCCCATTGAAAAAAGATCAAGGTTCATTCCTCTTAGGTGGTCGTTCCAGTTATGCCCACTTATTTTTACCGCTTTTTGACCTCGATAATATTGCTTATTTCTATGACCTCAACACCAAGCTAAGCTATAAGTTAAACGACCGAAACAACATTTACCTATCGGGTTATTTTGGGCGCGATGTTTTTAGCATTGAAGATACTTTTGAAAACACTTACGGCAACTCGGTATTGAATTTTAGATGGAACCATTTGTTTTCCGATAAGTTGTTTTCAAACTTATCACTCATCTATTCCGATTATTATTACAATTTAAAACTAAATTTTGTAGAGTTCGATTGGGTGTCGGGTATAAAAAACTTTAACCTTAAATACGACCTTAAACACTACGTAAGCAATACTTTTAAACTGCAATACGGCATAAACAGTATTTATTATAAATTCAACCCCGGAGAAATCAATCCAACCACACCTACTTCAGGCATAAACCCATTTAAACTAACAGATAAGTATGCTTTTGAAAATGCATTGTATATTGATGCCGAGCATAAAGTCTCCGATAAATTATCGCTTTCGTATGGCTTACGCTCAAGCAGTTTTCATCGTTTAGGGCAAAACGAACTTAATCTTTATCAAAATGATGAAGCTGTTGTTTTTAACGAAGATTTCCAAATCTATGAAAAAGCAGCCCCCATAGGAACCGAATCTTTCAAAAAAAGCGATGTTATTGAAAGCTTTGTTAACCTAGAACCCAGAGTTTCACTAGCCTACCAATTAACCCAAGAAAGTTCGGTAAAACTGAGCTACAATCGTATGAGCCAATACTTGCATTTACTTTCAAATACCAATTCGCCAACACCTCTGGATATTTGGACGCCAAGCGGGAAATTTATAAAACCCCAATTGTTAGACCAATATGCTGTTGGCTATTTCAAAAACTTTAAAGACAACCTCTTTTCTTTAGAAATTGAGGGTTTTTACAAGAAAATTAAAAATCGTATCGATTATATTGATGGTGCCGACTTAATAGCAAACAACGCCATAGAACAGGTTATTTTAAACGGTCGAGCAAGAGCCTTCGGTGCCGAATTACTGCTTAAAAAAAACAGTGGAAATTTTAAAGGATGGTTAGCTTATACACTTTCTAAATCGGAGCAACAAACACCAGGCAGAACCCCTAACGAGCTGGGCTTAAATTATGGCAAATGGTACAATACACCCTACGATAAAACTCACGATATTTCTTTAACCAGCAGTTACCAATGGAACGACAAGTGGAAAATAAACACCAATTTTTTGCTTCAAACGGGGCAACCGGCCACCTTTCCTACGGCACAGTACACCTACAACGGATTAAACATTCCACATTACGAGGGTAGAAATGAAAACAGACTTCCTGCTTACCACCGTTTAGATTTTGCCCTTAATTATACACCAAAACCCGAAAAATCGAAAGGTTGGCAAAGCTATTGGGTTTTTGGCATCTATAATATTTACAACAGAAAAAATGCAGCTTCAATAAATTTTAGAAGAAATTCAGATACCAGTAATAATGAAGCTACAAGGTTGTCCATTTTTGGCATTGTACCTTCCGTTTCATACAATTTCAAATTTTAA
- a CDS encoding NADP-dependent isocitrate dehydrogenase, giving the protein MSKIIYTKTDEAPALATESLLPIVKAFVKSSGIDIETKDISLAARILAIFPDFLTEDQKVPDDLMLLGELAKKPEANIVKLPNISASIPQLSSAIAELQALGYKIPNYPDEPKTDAEKEIKLRYDKIKGSAVNPVLREGNSDRRAPKAVKNFAKNNPHSMGAWSSDSKSHVATMENGDFAHTEKSLTLAEATDIKIVHVDDNGNETLLKPSFPILKGEIIDGSVMSKNALVSFLKEQVKDAKANGTLFSLHMKATMMKVSDPIIFGHAVKVFFADVFDKYADVFEKIGVEENNGLGNVLSKLDELPADKKEEILKAIETAIENGPDLAMVNSDKGITNLHVPSDIIIDASMPAMIRNSGQMWNAEGKPQDTKAVIPDSSYAGIYTATIDFCKENGAFDPTTMGTVPNVGLMAQKAEEYGSHDKTFEIPSDGVVKVIDNSGNTLMKHNVEAGDIWRMCQTKDAPIQDWVKLAVTRARTSETPAVFWLNENRAHDAELIKKVNAYLKDHDTSGLDLRILSPIDATIFTCKRLKEGKDTISVSGNVLRDYLTDLFPILEVGTSAKMLSIVPLMNGGGLFETGAGGSAPKHVQQLLEENHLRWDSLGEFLALAVSLEHFGETNNNAKAKILSATLDDATSTLLENRKGPSRKAGELDNRGSHYYLALYWAKELANQNEDQDLKAEFAPIAKRLEENEAVIIKELNDIQGKPTDLGGYYEPNEALVNQVMRPSKTFNAIIEG; this is encoded by the coding sequence ATGTCTAAAATTATTTATACAAAAACCGACGAAGCCCCAGCTTTAGCTACAGAATCGTTGTTACCAATTGTAAAAGCATTTGTTAAATCTTCAGGTATTGATATCGAAACCAAAGACATTTCTTTGGCTGCTAGAATTTTAGCAATCTTCCCAGATTTTTTAACTGAAGACCAAAAAGTTCCAGACGATTTAATGTTATTAGGCGAATTGGCAAAAAAACCAGAAGCTAATATTGTAAAACTACCAAATATAAGTGCTTCCATTCCTCAATTAAGTTCGGCTATTGCCGAGTTGCAGGCTTTGGGGTATAAAATTCCTAACTATCCTGACGAACCTAAAACTGACGCTGAAAAAGAAATAAAGTTGCGTTACGACAAAATAAAAGGAAGTGCAGTTAATCCTGTATTACGCGAAGGGAACTCCGATCGTCGTGCACCAAAGGCCGTTAAGAATTTTGCAAAAAATAACCCGCACAGTATGGGCGCTTGGAGTTCAGATTCTAAGTCTCATGTTGCCACTATGGAAAACGGCGATTTTGCTCATACCGAAAAATCCTTAACTTTAGCCGAAGCTACCGATATTAAAATCGTACATGTTGACGATAATGGAAACGAAACACTCTTAAAACCATCTTTCCCCATCCTAAAAGGAGAAATAATAGACGGTTCAGTAATGAGCAAAAATGCATTGGTTAGCTTTTTGAAAGAACAGGTTAAAGATGCCAAAGCCAACGGCACGTTATTTTCATTACATATGAAAGCAACCATGATGAAGGTTTCAGATCCTATCATTTTCGGTCATGCTGTAAAAGTGTTCTTTGCTGATGTTTTCGACAAATATGCTGATGTTTTTGAAAAAATTGGTGTTGAAGAAAACAACGGACTTGGAAATGTGCTTTCTAAATTAGATGAACTTCCTGCTGACAAAAAAGAAGAAATTTTAAAAGCCATTGAAACGGCTATTGAAAATGGTCCGGATTTAGCAATGGTAAATTCAGATAAAGGTATCACCAACCTACATGTCCCTAGCGATATTATTATTGATGCCTCCATGCCAGCAATGATTCGTAATTCTGGACAAATGTGGAATGCGGAAGGAAAGCCACAAGATACAAAAGCCGTAATTCCAGATAGTAGCTATGCTGGAATTTACACAGCCACTATTGATTTCTGTAAAGAAAATGGTGCCTTTGATCCAACAACCATGGGAACTGTACCTAATGTAGGGCTTATGGCTCAAAAGGCCGAAGAATACGGATCACACGATAAAACCTTTGAAATACCTTCAGACGGTGTGGTAAAAGTTATTGACAATAGCGGTAACACCTTAATGAAACACAACGTTGAAGCGGGCGATATCTGGCGTATGTGCCAAACCAAAGATGCTCCAATTCAAGATTGGGTAAAACTAGCTGTTACACGCGCAAGAACCTCCGAAACGCCAGCTGTATTTTGGTTGAATGAGAATCGCGCACATGATGCCGAATTAATCAAAAAAGTAAACGCATACTTAAAAGACCACGACACTTCTGGATTGGATTTAAGAATTTTGTCGCCTATCGATGCCACAATTTTTACTTGTAAAAGGCTTAAAGAAGGTAAAGACACCATTTCTGTTTCTGGTAACGTACTTCGTGATTACCTTACAGACCTCTTCCCTATCCTTGAAGTTGGAACCAGTGCCAAAATGCTATCTATCGTTCCTTTAATGAATGGTGGTGGATTATTTGAAACTGGTGCCGGAGGTTCTGCTCCAAAACACGTTCAACAATTATTGGAAGAAAACCATTTACGCTGGGACTCTTTAGGAGAATTTTTAGCCCTCGCTGTTTCCCTTGAGCATTTTGGTGAAACAAATAATAATGCTAAAGCTAAAATTCTAAGCGCAACCCTAGATGATGCTACAAGTACCTTGTTAGAAAACAGAAAAGGGCCTTCTAGAAAAGCTGGTGAACTCGACAACAGAGGTAGTCATTACTACTTAGCTCTTTACTGGGCAAAAGAATTGGCCAATCAAAACGAAGACCAAGATTTAAAAGCAGAATTTGCTCCTATAGCCAAACGTTTAGAAGAAAACGAAGCTGTTATCATTAAAGAATTAAACGATATCCAAGGAAAACCAACAGATTTAGGAGGTTATTATGAACCAAATGAAGCTTTGGTCAACCAGGTGATGCGTCCAAGTAAAACCTTTAATGCTATAATAGAAGGATAA